The Coffea eugenioides isolate CCC68of unplaced genomic scaffold, Ceug_1.0 ScVebR1_753;HRSCAF=1484, whole genome shotgun sequence genome segment TGGCTCAAATCTAACACTCTAACAAGTTTCATGATGTGAAAAATGAATCGGAGGTCAAAACTAATACTGTCTTCATCGTGACTGAATAATAATAGACTGCGTAGGGCAGGAGAAAATAACCTCAAGTTGTCAAAGTGCTCGACCTTAGAATCAATAATGCATAAGCGGCGTAGGTAGCATGGCACAGTGAAAGCAGATAAGTCATCATACCTACGTACCCGCTGCAAAAGCTTTTCTTCTTTGGCTTTTGTCACACAAAACTCATATAACAAATCGTGAATGCGACAAGCTTTGACCCCATCAATGGATCTTGGTTTCGAAACTATGACTAAGCTTCTGCTAATAAGTTCCATCAGGTAATCATTTGCCACATCCTCTGATCTCTTGAGCTGAGTTTTTTGAACAAGTCCTTCAGCGACCCATAGAGAAATCAACCTCTTGGTATTGTGTTCATGGTCTTCTGGAAAGgctccaaaataaagaaaacatgcCTTCAAAGTATCAGGTAAATGTTTGTAACTCAGCTCTAATGTAGCGGTACATTGTTCCGTACTAGAAACATTCCTTGAACTTAAACCTTCCACAGCTTCTTTCCAACCATATCGGTCCATCCTTGAGAGAATTCCGGCAAGAATGACAACCGTAAGAGGTAGTCCTTGACACATTTCCACGACTTGCTGTCGAATTTCACATAGTTCTGGAGGAGCCAAATCTTGTCCAGGATATAACTTCCCTTTTAGCAAATCCCAGGTCTCATTAGGAGTGAGTTGAGGAAGAGAATACGGTTCATGGTCGAGTTTGGCTTGCGGAGCAACACCACGGAGCCGACTTGTCAAGATAACTCTACTTCCATTTCCATCATCAGGGAATGAGGCTTCCAATCCGTTCCATGCATCAATGTCCCATACATCGTCCAAAACAATGAGATATCTGTTTTTCAGCAAACGTCTTTTGACTTGAAGAGCCAGATCTTCTTCACCCATCTTAAAAACATCCTCAGGAAGCTTGGACTCAATACAAGTCAAAATTTGAAGCAACAGATTTctcttttgatatatttgagaAACAGTACACCAAGCACGCTCTTGAAAATGGGAATTCACTGAAGAATCATTGTACACTTTTCTAGCCAAAGTTGTCTTACCGCATCCCGGCATACCCACAATGGAAACAATTTTCACTTGGCGTGATCCATATCTGAGTCCATTGATTATCGATGCCGTCTCATCCTCGAATCCCACCACCACATCATTGACTATTGGCTTACTTCCTTCTTGTGGCATGTGATTGAATCTCTTCGTTACTTCCTTAACTTTTCCACCAAGTCTGTCGCTATCACAAATCTTCAAGGCCGCAGCTTTAATGATGTTCATTTCTtctaaaatggaatgaatggaCATTGAAGAAGAATCTAAGATATTTCCAGTTATTAAGGAGTCAATAAAAAGCTCTATCCTGTATGCCACCCCAACAATACGATTCCAAATTGCCTGGACCTCCTCATCTTCATTTTGCAGCTCCACAATTTTCCACAGCAAAGAACGTAAACAAACAAGTACTTCCTGGACTTTTTGAATTGGATGATCGATCAAAGCAATCGAGCCGGCCTCAGAACTTGTCACATCCATCATCTTTTCTAGAAGGGAATCAACAAAGCCCAGTCCATTGGTCGTAGGAAAAGTGAATGATGATGATTCTGGACACTTCTCTGTGATTACTGCATCGATGAGCTTAATTATTTCCAATAACTCAGAACACACGATATCCATATCCTTGGCTTGTATGGCGTCTTTGATTGCATTCAGAGAGAGTGGGGAAATAAAATCTCCTCCATAACATTTCACGACTCGAGTAGGATCTCTTACTTTCTCATCGAACTCCTTTGGCTTCTCCTTCAAAATGGTTCTCAAGGAATTGAGCCCCTCGTAAAACATTTGTAGTTGACGCAAAATCACAGGACAAGTACCATGCTTTAGTTTCTCCCAAAGATTACACAGGAGAGAATGGTAGAAGTCTCTCAATATGCGCTCATCTGTATCTCCGTATGATTGTCTTGATAATTTTGAAGCAATCAGGGCCTTGATACAAGTCTCAAGGACTTGCGGTTCAACAGGAAAAATCTTCTGCGGCAGTTCCGAAATGCTTTCCTTGATATCCTTGGGCGATCCGAAACCCTTCTTAAACTGGAACTTATAAGAGAGGCCTGCTGCATTGATAGCCACAGCTTCAGTGTGAACCAACAAAGGTCCCAATTCTGTGTTTTCAACGCCATGCAGTGTGAGAAAACGGATGAAGTTTTTCATGAACGCCAGCTTCTCTTCAAGGGCTTTAATTAGTCCAACTTGATGTGGCAGCCGACTCCTTGGAAGATAATTCACTAGATTCTCCAGAAGAGAATCCATGAATTCCATAAGGTCATCTTTTCGAACGACCGAATTACTGGACTGCCGTGACGAGGAACCCAAGAAAAAGACGTACCATTTGCAAATGTCTTGTTCGAAGGATTCCATGTCTATGTCTAAATGATGGACCGCATCCCAAGGCTGATAAGAAGATTGGATCTCCTTTGCCCACTTGGGAATGGCTTCGCCAATCTGAACTGCCAGAGCTTCTAGGCTTGCATGATGATTATCTGCCTGGTTCTTTTTGTTGTCAAATGGTAATTGCACATCATCGTTGCTGTATTTTCTCGCACACAGAAGAAATGTTCTCAGATGTCTTAGCTTGCGTCTCAGGTGCTTCTGCGGCCAATTTGGAGATTCTGGACAATCGTTCTCCAGTGCTTGCAGATCATCCAAGATGGAAGGAATACGAGTGATACTAGTGGAGGCCATCTAATAAAAGGAAGATCAACAAGGGAACCGGAATGTATCGATCTCAATTTAAGAGATGAAACAGTTCTCAAATATGAAAGGAGACGAGAAAGATCTGCAAAACCTCAAAAACAAGTGCTCTCGTCTTTTCTGTACGTTGATTGCTAGTGTCCAGAAAGTAAATAACAAATAGTCATTGGATACTTCTTGGatgtttgaaagaaaaaaaaggccCCACTGCACATGCGTTGTCCACTAGTCCAACTGCTTGAATGGTACAAATAGAAGCTATGGTACGGTGTTTTATAACAAATAGAAAGTTTTAATGCTTTGGACTCTATTGATTTCCATGTTTATTGCCTTGCCATCAAACAACAGCTTTTCACATTGAGAGCTGTCTACAATGGCTTTAAGTAAAATTGGTAAGCACCACAATCTCCAATTTCACTCCTATGTTTTTAGATGGAGTTTGTCAATACCTACGTTAACTATaagttttcatttttataattTCAGTTTATGACCCTTTTATGATAACTAGTAGGAAGTTGGGTACCCCTATTTAAGATTAGATTAGATTACCTTGGAATTAATTATTAGAATTTATTCTGATAATTTTGGTGGTTGTTAATTGTAATGTTGTTGAATGGAATATTAT includes the following:
- the LOC113758833 gene encoding putative late blight resistance protein homolog R1A-3, with translation MASTSITRIPSILDDLQALENDCPESPNWPQKHLRRKLRHLRTFLLCARKYSNDDVQLPFDNKKNQADNHHASLEALAVQIGEAIPKWAKEIQSSYQPWDAVHHLDIDMESFEQDICKWYVFFLGSSSRQSSNSVVRKDDLMEFMDSLLENLVNYLPRSRLPHQVGLIKALEEKLAFMKNFIRFLTLHGVENTELGPLLVHTEAVAINAAGLSYKFQFKKGFGSPKDIKESISELPQKIFPVEPQVLETCIKALIASKLSRQSYGDTDERILRDFYHSLLCNLWEKLKHGTCPVILRQLQMFYEGLNSLRTILKEKPKEFDEKVRDPTRVVKCYGGDFISPLSLNAIKDAIQAKDMDIVCSELLEIIKLIDAVITEKCPESSSFTFPTTNGLGFVDSLLEKMMDVTSSEAGSIALIDHPIQKVQEVLVCLRSLLWKIVELQNEDEEVQAIWNRIVGVAYRIELFIDSLITGNILDSSSMSIHSILEEMNIIKAAALKICDSDRLGGKVKEVTKRFNHMPQEGSKPIVNDVVVGFEDETASIINGLRYGSRQVKIVSIVGMPGCGKTTLARKVYNDSSVNSHFQERAWCTVSQIYQKRNLLLQILTCIESKLPEDVFKMGEEDLALQVKRRLLKNRYLIVLDDVWDIDAWNGLEASFPDDGNGSRVILTSRLRGVAPQAKLDHEPYSLPQLTPNETWDLLKGKLYPGQDLAPPELCEIRQQVVEMCQGLPLTVVILAGILSRMDRYGWKEAVEGLSSRNVSSTEQCTATLELSYKHLPDTLKACFLYFGAFPEDHEHNTKRLISLWVAEGLVQKTQLKRSEDVANDYLMELISRSLVIVSKPRSIDGVKACRIHDLLYEFCVTKAKEEKLLQRVRRYDDLSAFTVPCYLRRLCIIDSKVEHFDNLRLFSPALRSLLLFSHDEDSISFDLRFIFHIMKLVRVLDLSQIGLDPFPREVELLVHLRYLAILGRGKISLPSSVCNLPNLETLIWRNSSTHRSVSLPDTIWNLKKLRHLQLIDEVDKHYCFFFPRDNLDNSSQLLDLDFLSCLSLDPEENISKLLRKFPNIRKLRCSVNLKPGVQYHVAMNCLSQLESLSLGCVIYAGDRYQLDFQFPLTIKKLTLSYFRMPWSKMAAIGNLPNLEVLKLLKQAFEGEIWEMEVEKFPK